A part of Gramella sp. MAR_2010_147 genomic DNA contains:
- the raiA gene encoding ribosome-associated translation inhibitor RaiA encodes MKMNLQSVNFNADQKLIDFTQKKLDKLDTYFDKIIHADVYFKVQNTSGKDNKITEILLSVPGGDIMVKKTCNKFEACVDECVSSLQRQLIKKKEKMSSHV; translated from the coding sequence ATGAAAATGAATTTGCAGTCTGTGAACTTCAATGCCGACCAAAAGCTAATTGACTTCACTCAAAAGAAACTTGATAAACTGGATACTTACTTTGACAAGATTATTCATGCCGATGTTTATTTTAAAGTTCAAAATACTAGTGGGAAAGATAATAAGATTACCGAAATTTTGCTAAGTGTTCCTGGTGGAGATATTATGGTTAAAAAGACCTGTAATAAATTTGAAGCTTGTGTAGATGAATGTGTTAGTTCGCTTCAAAGACAGTTAATTAAGAAAAAGGAAAAAATGAGCTCACATGTTTAG
- the tuf gene encoding elongation factor Tu: MAKETYDRSKPHLNIGTIGHVDHGKTTLTAAITKVMADAGYSEASAFDQIDNAPEEKERGITINSSHVEYSTEKRHYAHVDCPGHADYVKNMVTGAAQMDGAILVVAATDGPMPQTREHILLGRQVGIPRIVVFLNKVDLVDDEELLELVEMEVRDLLSFYEYDGDNGPVISGSALGALEGDEKWSKTVLDLMEAVDTWIELPQRDVDKAFLMPIEDVFSITGRGTVATGRIETGVANTGDPVEIIGMGAGKLTSTITGVEMFRKILDRGEAGDNVGILLRGIEKTQISRGMVITKPGSVTPHAKFKAEVYILKKEEGGRHTPFHNNYRPQFYVRTTDVTGTINLPDGVEMVMPGDNLTITVELIQPIAMNQGLRFAIREGGRTVGAGQVTEILD; encoded by the coding sequence ATGGCAAAGGAAACTTACGATCGTTCCAAACCGCACCTAAATATTGGTACAATTGGACACGTAGATCACGGAAAAACTACTTTAACTGCAGCGATTACTAAAGTGATGGCTGATGCTGGATATTCAGAAGCTAGTGCGTTTGATCAAATTGATAACGCTCCAGAAGAGAAGGAAAGAGGTATTACTATTAACTCTTCTCACGTTGAGTACTCAACTGAGAAGCGTCACTATGCGCACGTTGACTGTCCAGGTCACGCCGATTACGTAAAGAACATGGTAACTGGTGCTGCTCAGATGGACGGTGCTATTCTTGTTGTTGCTGCGACTGATGGTCCTATGCCACAAACTCGTGAGCACATCCTTCTTGGACGCCAGGTTGGTATCCCAAGAATTGTTGTATTCTTGAATAAAGTTGACCTTGTTGATGATGAGGAGCTTTTAGAGCTTGTTGAGATGGAAGTAAGAGATCTTCTTTCTTTCTACGAGTATGATGGTGATAATGGTCCTGTAATTTCAGGTTCTGCACTTGGAGCTTTAGAAGGTGATGAGAAATGGTCTAAGACTGTTCTTGATCTTATGGAAGCTGTAGATACTTGGATTGAACTTCCTCAGCGTGATGTTGATAAAGCATTCTTAATGCCTATCGAAGATGTATTCTCTATTACAGGTCGTGGTACTGTTGCAACTGGTCGTATTGAGACTGGTGTAGCTAACACTGGAGATCCTGTAGAGATCATTGGTATGGGAGCTGGAAAACTTACTTCTACTATTACTGGAGTTGAGATGTTCCGTAAGATTCTTGATAGAGGTGAAGCTGGAGATAACGTTGGTATCCTTCTAAGAGGTATTGAAAAGACTCAGATTTCTAGAGGTATGGTAATCACTAAGCCTGGATCTGTAACTCCTCACGCTAAATTCAAAGCAGAGGTTTATATCCTTAAGAAAGAAGAAGGTGGACGTCACACTCCATTCCATAATAACTACCGTCCTCAGTTCTACGTACGTACAACTGATGTTACAGGAACAATTAATCTTCCTGATGGTGTAGAAATGGTAATGCCAGGTGATAACCTTACAATTACAGTTGAGCTTATTCAGCCTATCGCAATGAACCAGGGACTTCGTTTCGCTATCCGTGAAGGTGGTAGAACTGTAGGTGCTGGTCAGGTAACTGAAATTCTAGACTAA